One Pectinophora gossypiella chromosome 25, ilPecGoss1.1, whole genome shotgun sequence DNA window includes the following coding sequences:
- the LOC126378164 gene encoding inner centromere protein-like codes for MIHAFTWIYYTVFFILSIIYLSNSLDDFAIDNFMSDQWHDIASVENNNVDDDVQITVYILDDNHNITSHNGSNLRQEKLEVENKKRPIPPMLMQGTDEQRSKKKLQLIANPNQSSQSTQKQKTTTEMHNQNDKQATSTKITYKKKKDLVERRQILNNDNKKLNETKKPNKISKKEQTKQEEEEKARQEKLRIALENKKKREEAQIKEQKERNEEIMKFLKPNMLSTRYIYDEIMRIERTHEVRDGLRKMVWFLERSFYKKYPLSRNVMKCYQNHIKSVHDALDLWNHRTNNLLYWPVRSPFHDIDFI; via the exons ATGATTCACGCGTTTACTTGGATATACTATACAGTATTT tttataTTATCAATAATATATCTTTCAAATTCTTTAGATGACTTTGCCATTGACAACTTTATGTCAGACCAATGGCACGATATAGCTTCCGTTGAAAATAATAACGTGGATGATGACGTACAAATAACTGTCTATATATTGGATGACAATCACAATATTACATCACATAATGGTAGTAATTTACGGCAAGAAAAACTAGaggtagaaaataaaaaaagaccaATACCACCAATGCTAATGCAAGGAACAGATGAACagcgaagtaaaaaaaaacttcaactGATTGCCAACCCAAACCAATCGTCACAATCcactcaaaaacaaaaaacgacAACTGAAATGCATAATCAAAACGACAAACAAGCGACTTCCACAAAAATAACCTAcaagaagaaaaaagatttaGTAGAACGAAGGCAAATCCTtaacaatgataataaaaaactaaacgaaacaaaaaaaccaaacaaaatatcaaaaaaagaaCAGACAAAGCAAGAGGAAGAAGAAAAAGCGAGACAAGAGAAACTGCGTATTGCACTGGAAAACAAGAAAAAGAGAGAAGAAGCCCAGATAAAGGAGCAAAAGGAGAGAAATGAAGAAATAATGAAATTTCTCAAACCAAACATGTTGAGTACACGGTACATCTATGACGAAATTATGAGAATAGAAAGAACTCATGAGGTAAGGGATGGCCTTCGCAAAATGGTGTGGTTTTTAGAGAggtcattttataaaaaatatcctttGTCACGTAACGTTATGAAGTGTTATCAAAACCACATCAAGTCCGTGCACGATGCTCTTGATTTGTGGAATCATCGGACTAACAACCTTCTATACTGGCCTGTTAGGAGCCCGTTCCATGACATTGATTTCATATAA